The following proteins are co-located in the Rheinheimera salexigens genome:
- a CDS encoding TFIIB-type zinc ribbon-containing protein, producing the protein MKCPICVDENLVMADRQGIEIDYCSKCRGVWLDRGELDKIIERSVSTPQPQSRGDYRETSRHSSSHGYHKKKKGGLLGELFDF; encoded by the coding sequence ATGAAATGTCCTATATGTGTTGATGAGAATCTAGTGATGGCCGATCGTCAAGGTATAGAAATAGATTATTGTTCAAAGTGTCGAGGTGTTTGGTTGGATCGCGGGGAGCTAGACAAAATTATTGAGCGCAGTGTATCTACGCCACAACCTCAGTCTAGGGGAGACTATCGCGAGACATCCAGACACTCTAGCAGTCATGGCTACCATAAGAAAAAGAAGGGTGGTCTGTTGGGTGAGCTTTTTGATTTCTAG
- the umuC gene encoding translesion error-prone DNA polymerase V subunit UmuC, which yields MITPVFALVDCNNFYASCEKLFRPDLTDKPVVVLSNNDGCVVARSKEAKKLGIKMGVPVFQIRELIQKHGVVAFSSNYALYADMSQRVMNTLESLAPRVEVYSIDESFLDLTGVDFSQSLTDFGMQVRKVVQKYTGITVCVGIAPTKTLAKLANHAAKTWPKTGGVVDLTDKVRQRKLLALLPVNEVWGIGGKLTKRLQQLGINTALQLADADPEYIRQQFSVVVERTVRELNGESCIALEEMAPTKKQIVSSRAFGERITDKQQMREAISEYISRACKKLRQEQQTAKHLTVFLRTSPFSDKDAPYSASKSVELDRPSSDTRIFLIHAMQLLDGLWLNGYRYAKAGVMLADFYDPGVCQPGLFDEPMVQKETDQKLMQLMDTLNSKHSKTLWFASQGTKQEWGMKRELLSPAYTTNWRELPIAR from the coding sequence ATGATAACACCGGTATTTGCACTGGTAGACTGCAATAACTTTTACGCCAGCTGCGAAAAGTTATTCCGACCTGACCTAACAGACAAGCCGGTCGTTGTGTTATCTAACAATGATGGCTGTGTGGTCGCCCGGTCTAAAGAAGCGAAGAAACTCGGCATTAAAATGGGTGTTCCGGTATTTCAGATTCGTGAGTTAATCCAGAAACATGGTGTAGTGGCATTCTCTTCCAATTATGCGCTGTATGCCGATATGTCACAGCGCGTTATGAACACCCTTGAAAGTCTGGCTCCTCGGGTGGAAGTGTATTCTATCGACGAATCTTTTCTGGATTTAACCGGCGTTGATTTTAGCCAGAGCCTTACAGACTTTGGCATGCAGGTACGAAAAGTCGTACAAAAGTACACAGGGATTACCGTTTGTGTGGGTATAGCGCCAACCAAAACATTGGCTAAACTGGCTAACCATGCTGCCAAAACCTGGCCCAAAACCGGTGGTGTGGTGGATTTAACTGACAAAGTGCGCCAGCGCAAGTTATTGGCCTTGTTGCCGGTAAATGAGGTTTGGGGTATCGGCGGCAAGCTGACTAAGCGGTTACAGCAACTTGGTATTAATACTGCACTGCAACTTGCCGACGCTGACCCAGAGTATATTCGTCAGCAATTTTCTGTAGTGGTTGAGCGCACTGTACGAGAACTTAACGGCGAAAGCTGTATTGCACTGGAAGAGATGGCACCGACTAAAAAACAGATTGTCAGCAGCCGCGCCTTTGGTGAACGCATCACTGATAAACAACAAATGCGTGAGGCAATAAGCGAATACATCAGCCGTGCTTGCAAGAAGCTGCGCCAAGAGCAGCAAACCGCAAAACACTTAACGGTATTCTTACGTACCAGCCCGTTTAGTGACAAAGATGCTCCTTATAGTGCCAGCAAAAGTGTTGAACTTGATAGACCAAGTAGCGATACACGAATCTTTCTTATACATGCAATGCAGCTGCTTGATGGTCTATGGCTAAACGGTTACCGCTATGCCAAAGCAGGAGTAATGCTGGCCGACTTCTATGATCCCGGCGTGTGTCAACCTGGCCTGTTTGATGAACCCATGGTACAAAAAGAAACTGACCAAAAACTGATGCAGCTAATGGATACCCTTAATAGCAAACATAGCAAGACACTTTGGTTCGCCAGCCAGGGTACAAAGCAAGAATGGGGTATGAAACGCGAGCTGCTCTCGCCGGCTTACACAACAAACTGGCGAGAACTTCCGATAGCTAGATAA
- the umuD gene encoding translesion error-prone DNA polymerase V autoproteolytic subunit: MSAVFIGNADFWPKQQIPFYSDPVKAGFPSPAQDYVERTLDLNELCIRHPNATFFVRVEGDSMIETGIYDGDVLVVDRSVDAEHGDIVVAAVGNEFTVKELCTRPSLMLLPRNPAYKPIRPRNGEELNIFGVVTNVIRQMKRK, encoded by the coding sequence ATGTCAGCAGTATTTATTGGTAATGCCGATTTCTGGCCGAAACAACAAATTCCCTTCTATAGCGATCCGGTCAAGGCGGGCTTTCCCTCACCGGCACAAGATTATGTTGAGCGAACGCTAGACTTGAATGAGCTGTGTATTCGCCACCCTAATGCTACGTTTTTTGTTCGGGTTGAGGGTGATTCGATGATAGAGACAGGTATTTATGATGGTGATGTATTGGTAGTAGACCGCTCCGTAGATGCCGAACATGGTGATATCGTGGTAGCAGCAGTAGGCAACGAGTTTACGGTTAAAGAGCTATGTACCCGGCCATCGCTTATGTTGTTACCGCGCAATCCGGCTTACAAACCGATACGACCACGTAACGGTGAAGAGCTGAACATCTTTGGCGTAGTGACCAACGTTATTAGGCAAATGAAACGCAAATGA
- a CDS encoding AHH domain-containing protein — MKPTTAHNFPAMPMPQRPLNPSPLEMVIYNYEVKARAFHLERNKAAPKNECPQAKLQRIAKCERDQKHLRMERRKIAAHVRLQTQLTDYRAANKLKSTTELQTEEHHPTKRLVRNLRAVGEVKPTSFHEAHHIIPGKGRYLKVDMLTCRLNLHQYGIGINDPVNGVWLRNFTRNTPDDWATPEAPAHRKLHTYQYEEWISDLLSNDNLPEALYLNRLHAVKVQLKTGTHPVKIL; from the coding sequence ATGAAACCGACTACTGCACATAACTTTCCTGCTATGCCAATGCCGCAACGCCCGTTGAACCCAAGCCCACTCGAAATGGTTATCTATAACTATGAGGTTAAGGCCCGAGCGTTTCATCTTGAGCGAAATAAAGCTGCACCCAAAAACGAGTGTCCACAAGCCAAACTACAGCGAATTGCTAAGTGTGAGCGTGACCAAAAGCATTTACGGATGGAGCGGCGAAAGATCGCCGCCCATGTCAGATTGCAAACACAGCTGACCGATTACCGTGCAGCTAATAAGTTAAAATCCACTACTGAATTGCAGACTGAGGAACACCACCCAACAAAGCGTCTTGTAAGAAATTTGCGAGCCGTTGGCGAAGTGAAGCCGACATCATTTCATGAAGCCCACCATATTATTCCAGGCAAAGGCCGATATTTGAAAGTGGATATGTTGACTTGTCGGCTTAATTTGCATCAGTACGGCATTGGTATTAACGATCCTGTAAACGGTGTGTGGTTGAGAAACTTTACCCGAAATACCCCTGATGATTGGGCTACTCCTGAAGCCCCTGCTCACCGCAAGCTGCATACCTATCAGTATGAAGAGTGGATTAGTGATTTGCTGTCTAATGACAATCTGCCTGAAGCACTTTATTTAAATCGGCTTCATGCTGTTAAAGTGCAGCTTAAAACTGGCACGCATCCGGTTAAAATCCTTTAA
- a CDS encoding integron integrase: MTRSPFLESIRQVMRTKHYSIQTEKTYLLWIKRFILFNKKQHPKNMGEQEVTNFLTYLAVNRQVTASTQNLALCAIVFMYKHILQRELTLLPDTIKARAPKRVPSVLSHNEAMSIINQLSGSYKLMFSLLYGCGLRKAELLMLRVKDIDFESRNVYVFRGKGGKDRVTMLPEKLAEPLKLHIEKVRDLHEKDLCEGEGKTSLPPGLARKYPYAISDFKWQFIFPSSVRCKHPVDGYVCRHHLHWTSLTKKLRSAVIRSGVQKHVTAHTFRHSFATQLLKAGTDIRTVQELLGHTDLKTTQIYTHVIGQHSSGTISPIDR, from the coding sequence ATGACTCGTTCACCTTTCCTTGAAAGCATCAGACAGGTTATGCGAACCAAGCATTACTCAATTCAGACTGAAAAAACCTATTTACTTTGGATAAAACGCTTCATTTTGTTTAACAAAAAACAGCATCCTAAGAACATGGGGGAACAAGAGGTAACTAATTTTTTGACATATTTAGCCGTAAACCGACAAGTTACGGCGTCTACTCAAAACTTGGCGCTTTGCGCTATCGTCTTCATGTATAAACATATACTTCAGAGAGAACTTACTTTACTACCTGATACGATAAAAGCACGCGCACCTAAACGGGTTCCATCCGTCTTATCTCATAACGAAGCAATGAGTATCATCAATCAGCTATCCGGTAGCTATAAACTGATGTTTTCGCTTTTATATGGTTGTGGGCTAAGGAAAGCAGAACTATTAATGCTAAGAGTTAAAGATATCGATTTTGAGTCAAGGAATGTCTATGTATTTCGTGGCAAAGGCGGTAAAGATCGAGTCACGATGTTACCTGAAAAGCTTGCTGAACCCCTTAAATTGCATATTGAAAAGGTTCGTGATCTTCATGAAAAGGATCTTTGCGAAGGTGAGGGTAAAACAAGTCTCCCGCCAGGGCTCGCTCGAAAATACCCTTACGCAATTTCTGATTTTAAGTGGCAATTTATATTCCCATCATCTGTCAGGTGTAAGCATCCAGTGGATGGATATGTTTGCCGCCATCACTTGCATTGGACGTCCCTAACAAAGAAATTAAGGAGCGCTGTTATACGGTCAGGTGTTCAGAAACACGTTACCGCACACACATTCAGGCACTCTTTCGCAACGCAGCTTTTAAAAGCGGGAACAGACATTCGTACAGTTCAAGAGCTGTTAGGGCATACGGATTTGAAGACAACTCAAATATATACACATGTCATCGGTCAACATTCATCAGGGACAATTAGCCCTATAGACCGATAA